The Oryza glaberrima chromosome 9, OglaRS2, whole genome shotgun sequence genome includes a window with the following:
- the LOC127785372 gene encoding uncharacterized protein LOC127785372, with protein MSVEILDGKTVLSFVEDEGAFNSSVDGRFAALDTNRDGLLSYAEMANELMSLRVLDKHFGVDEAAMGADELVELYHGLFLRFDRDGSGAVDLEEFRAEMKEVLLAVANGLGFLPVQMVVEEGSFLKVAVDRELAKAA; from the coding sequence ATGAGTGTGGAGATCCTCGACGGCAAGACGGTCCTGAGCTTCGTGGAGGACGAGGGCGCCTTCAACTCCTCCGTCGACGGCCGCTTCGCCGCGCTCGACACCAACCGCGACGGCCTCCTCTCCTACGCCGAGATGGCCAACGAGCTCATGAGCCTCCGCGTGCTGGACAAGCACTTCGGCGTCGACGAGGCCGCCATGGGCGCCGACGAGCTCGTGGAGCTGTACCACGGCTTGTTCTTGCGGTTCGACCGCGATGGCAGTGGCGCCGTCGACCTGGAGGAGTTCCGGGCGGAGATGAAGGAGGTGTTGCTCGCTGTCGCCAATGGCCTCGGGTTCCTGCCCGTGCAGATGGTGGTCGAGGAAGGCAGCTTTCTCAAGGTTGCTGTCGACAGAGAGCTGGCCAAAGCGGCTTGA
- the LOC127784822 gene encoding UDP-glycosyltransferase 88B1-like, with translation MKKTVVLYPGLAVGHFNPMMVLADVFLDHGYAVAVALINPSVKDDDAAFNAAVARAVSSKSSATVSFHMLPRIPDPPSLAFDDDKFFTNYFDLVRRYDEHLHDFLCSVQGLHAVVVDASCGFAIQAVRKLGVPAYELYPCDAGALAVNIQIPSLLAGFKKLGGGEEGSAPLELLGVPPMSASHVTDLFGRSLSELISKDPEATTVAAGARVMAEFDGILINTFVSLEERALRALADPRCCPDGVVLPPVYAVGPLVDKAAAGAGDETSRRHESLVWLDGQPDRSIVFLCFGSIGGNHAEQQLREIAAGLDKSGHRFLWVVRWAPSTEHLDALLPEGFLARTSGRGLVVNTWVPQPSVLRHRATAAFVTHCGWNSVLEGITAGVPMLCWPMYAEQRINKVLMVDDMGVGVEMEGWLEGWVTAEEVEAKVRLVVESEHGRKLRERVEAHRDGAAMAWKDGGSSHVAFARLMTELDNAQR, from the coding sequence ATGAAGAAGACGGTGGTTCTCTACCccggcctcgccgtcggccaCTTCAACCCCATGATGGTGCTCGCCGACGTCTTCCTGGACCACGGctacgccgtcgccgtcgcgctcatcAACCCGTCGGTcaaggacgacgacgccgccttcaacgccgccgtcgcccgcgccgtctCCTCCAAGAGCTCGGCCACCGTCTCCTTCCACATGCTCCCGCGCATCCCGGACCCTCCCTCGCTCGCCTTCGACGACGACAAGTTCTTCACCAACTACTTCGACCTCGTGCGCCGCTACGACGAGCACCTCCACGACTTCCTCTGCTCCGTGCAGGGCCTCCACGCCGTGGTCGTCGACGCGTCGTGCGGTTTCGCCATTCAAGCCGTGAGGAAGCTCGGGGTTCCGGCCTACGAGCTCTACCCCTGCGAcgccggcgccctcgccgtGAACATCCAGATCCCTTCGCTTCTTGCTGGGTTCAAGAAactgggaggaggagaagaaggcagCGCTCCCCTCGAGTTGTTGGGCGTGCCACCCATGTCGGCTTCTCACGTGACGGACTTGTTCGGGCGCTCGTTGAGCGAGCTGATCAGCAAGGATCCCGAGGCCACCACGGTGGCCGCGGGAGCGCGCGTCATGGCGGAGTTCGACGGAATCCTGATTAACACGTTCGTGTCGTTGGAGGAGCGTGCGCTGCGAGCTCTCGCCGACCCACGTTGCTGCCCCGACGGCGTGGTGCTCCCGCCGGTTTACGCCGTGGGGCCACTGGTTgacaaggccgccgccggcgccggtgacgagACCAGCCGGCGGCACGAGTCCCTCGTGTGGCTCGACGGGCAGCCCGACCGCAGCATCGTGTTCCTCTGCTTCGGGAGCATCGGCGGGAACCACGCGGAGCAACAGCTGCGGGAGATCGCCGCCGGCCTGGACAAGTCCGGCCACCGCTTCCTGTGGGTGGTTCGTTGGGCACCCAGCACCGAACACCTCGACGCGCTCCTACCGGAGGGGTTCTTGGCAAGAACCAGCGGCCGCGGCCTCGTCGTCAACACCTGGGTGCCCCAGCCGAGcgtcctccgccaccgcgccaccgccgcgttcgtgacgcactgcgggtggaactcggtGCTGGAGGGGATCACCGCGGGCGTGCCGATGCTCTGCTGGCCAATGTACGCGGAGCAGAGGATCAACAAGGTGCTCATGGTGGACGACATGGGCGTCGGCGTGGAGATGGAGGGATGGCTGGAAGGGTGGGTGACcgccgaggaggtggaggcgaaggTGAGGCTGGTCGTGGAGTCCGAGCATGGAAGGAAGCTTAGAGAGCGTGTCGAGGCGCACAGAGATGGCGCAGCCATGGCCTGGAAAGATGGCGGCTCGTCGCATGTCGCGTTCGCCCGACTCATGACCGAGTTGGACAATGCACAACGATGA
- the LOC127784825 gene encoding uncharacterized protein LOC127784825, with product MSVEILDGKTVRSFVEDEGAFNSSVDGRFAALDANRDGLLSYTEMAGELMSLRVLEKHFGVDDEAAMGADELVELYRGLFARFDRDGNGAVDLEEFRAEMKEMLLAVANGLGFLPVQMVVEEGSFLKVAVDRELAKAA from the coding sequence ATGAGTGTGGAGATCCTCGACGGCAAGACGGTCCGGAGCTTCGTGGAGGACGAGGGCGCCTTCAACTCCTCGGTCGACGGCCGCTTCGCCGCGCTCGACGCCAACCGCGACGGCCTCCTCTCCTACACCGAGATGGCCGGGGAGCTGATGAGCCTCCGCGTGCTGGAGAAGCACttcggcgtcgacgacgaggccgccATGGGCGCCGACGAGCTCGTGGAGCTGTACCGTGGCCTGTTCGCGAGGTTCGACcgcgacggcaatggcgcggtggaCCTGGAGGAGTTCCGGGCCGAGATGAAGGAGatgctgctcgccgtcgccaatGGCCTCGGGTTCCTGCCGGTGCAGATGGTCGTCGAGGAAGGCAGCTTTCTCAAGGTGGCCGTCGACAGGGAGCTGGCCAAAGCTGCTTAA
- the LOC127784824 gene encoding uncharacterized protein LOC127784824 encodes MSVEILDGKTVRSFVEDEGAFNSSVDGRFAALDANRDGVLSYAEMAGELMSLRVLEKHFGADEDEAAMGADELAALYRGLFARFDRDGSGGVDLEEFRAEMKEVLLAVANGLGFLPVQMVVEEGSFLKVAVDRELAGAAA; translated from the coding sequence ATGAGCGTGGAGATCCTCGACGGCAAGACGGTGCGGAGCTTCGTGGAGGACGAGGGCGCCTTCAACTCCTCCGTCGACGGCCGCTTCGCCGCGCTCGACGCCAACCGCGACGGCGTGCTCTCCTACGCCGAGATGGCCGGGGAGCTGATGAGCCTCCGCGTGCTGGAGAAGCACTTCGGCGCCGACGAAGACGAGGCCGCCATgggcgccgacgagctcgcggCGCTGTACCGCGGGCTGTTCGCGCGGTTCGaccgcgacggcagcggcggcgtcgacctGGAGGAGTTCCGGGCGGAGATGAAGGAGGTgttgctcgccgtcgccaaCGGGCTAGGgttcttgccggtgcagatggTCGTCGAGGAAGGCAGCTTCCTCAAGGTGGCCGTCGACAGGGAGCTCGCTGGAGCAGCTGCCTAA
- the LOC127785370 gene encoding UDP-glycosyltransferase 88B1-like translates to MKKTVVLYPGLAVGHLNPMMELADVFLDHGYAVAVALIDPSVMENEANLAAAVARAVSSKSSTISFHTLPGIPDPPSLAFNDQFFKNYFDLVRRHNEHLHDFLRSVRGLHAVVIDASCAHAHEAARKLGVPVLMFYPSNAGHLAVNLQAPLLVDGFKKHLGGDSTSPVEFLGVRPMSASHLAGLFGPISEVNKDFEAMIFAGARMKAEFDGILINTSVSLEERALRALADPRCCPDGVVIPPVYAVGPLVDKAAAAAGDESSRHQCLVWLDGQPDRSVVFLCFGSIADACEQSDQQLKEIAAGLDKSGHRFLWVVRATSTQHLDALLPEVFFARTSGRGLVVNSWVPQPSILRHRATAAFVTHCGWNSVLEGITAGVPMLCWPLYAEQRMNKVLMVEDMGVGVEMEGWLEGLVTAEEVETKVRLVMESEHGRKVRERVEAHRDGVAMAWKDGGSSRVAFARLMSELLNV, encoded by the coding sequence ATGAAGAAGACGGTGGTTCTCTACCCCGGCCTCGCTGTCGGCCACCTGAACCCCATGATGGAGCTCGCCGACGTCTTCCTGGACCACGGCTACGCCGTCGCCGTGGCGCTCATCGACCCGTCGGTCATGGAGAACGAagccaacctcgccgccgccgtcgcccgcgccgtctCCTCCAAGAGCTCCACCATCTCCTTCCACACGCTCCCGGGCATCCCGGACCCTCCCTCGCTCGCCTTCAACGATCAGTTCTTCAAGAACTACTTCGACCTCGTGCGACGCCACAACGAGCACCTCCACGACTTCCTCCGCTCCGTGCGGGGCCTCCATGCCGTGGTCATCGACGCATCGTGCGCCCATGCCCATGAAGCCGCGAGGAAGCTGGGAGTCCCTGTCTTGATGTTCTACCCGTCCAACGCCGGCCACCTCGCCGTTAACTTGCAGGCTCCTCTGCTTGTTGACGGGTTCAAGAAGCATCTGGGAGGAGATAGTACCAGTCCTGTCGAGTTCTTGGGTGTTCGACCCATGTCGGCTTCTCACTTGGCTGGCCTTTTTGGGCCGATTAGCGAGGTGAACAAGGATTTCGAGGCCATGATTTTTGCCGGTGCGCGCATGAAGGCGGAGTTCGACGGAATCCTGATCAACACGTCCGTGTCGCTGGAGGAGCGGGCGCTGCGAGCTCTCGCCGACCCGCGCTGCTGCCCCGACGGCGTGGTAATCCCGCCGGTGTACGCCGTGGGGCCACTGGTCGacaaagccgccgccgccgccggtgatgagaGCAGCCGACATCAGTGCCTCGTGTGGCTCGACGGACAACCCGACCGCAGCGTCGTGTTCCTCTGCTTCGGGAGCATCGCCGACGCATGTGAACAGTCCGACCAGCAGCTGAAGGAGATCGCCGCCGGCCTGGACAAGTCCGGCCACCGCTTCCTGTGGGTGGTTCGGGCAACCAGCACCCAACACCTCGACGCGCTCCTACCGGAGGTGTTCTTCGCAAGAACCAGCGGCCGCGGCCTCGTCGTCAACAGCTGGGTGCCCCAGCCGAgcatcctccgccaccgcgccaccgccgcgttcgtgacgcactgcgggtggaactcggtGCTAGAGGGGATCACCGCGGGGGTGCCGATGCTCTGCTGGCCGCTGTACGCGGAGCAGAGGATGAACAAGGTGCTCATGGTGGAGGACATGGGCGTCGGCGTGGAGATGGAGGGATGGCTGGAAGGGCTGGTGACCGCCGAGGAGGTGGAGACGAAGGTGAGGCTGGTCATGGAGTCCGAGCATGGAAGGAAGGTTAGAGAGCGTGTCGAGGCGCACAGAGATGGCGTGGCCATGGCCTGGAAAGATGGTGGCTCGTCGCGTGTCGCGTTTGCCCGTCTCATGTCTGAATTGCTCAACgtgtaa
- the LOC127785371 gene encoding uncharacterized protein LOC127785371, which translates to MSVEILDGRTVESFVEDEGAFNSTVDDRFAALDGDRDGRLSYADMAGELMSLRVLETHFGVDGAAATDAELVDLYRGLFARFDRDGDGAVDREEFRAEMKEVMLAVASGLGFLPVQMVVEEGSFLKRAVERELAKAA; encoded by the coding sequence ATGAGCGTGGAGATTTTGGATGGGAGGACGGTGGAGAGCTTCGTGGAGGACGAGGGGGCCTTCAACTCGACGGTGGACGACCGGTTCGCGGCGCTGGACGGCGACCGGGACGGCAGGCTGTCCTACGCGGACATGGCCGGTGAGCTGATGAGCCTCCGCGTGCTGGAGACCCActtcggcgtcgacggcgccgccgccacggacgCCGAGCTCGTCGACCTGTACCGCGGCCTGTTCGCCCGGTTcgaccgcgacggcgacggcgccgtcgaccGTGAGGAGTTCCGCGCCGAGATGAAGGAGGTGatgctcgccgtcgccagcggCCTCGGCTTCCTCCCCGTTCAGATGGTCGTCGAGGAAGGCAGCTTCCTCAAGAGGGCCGTCGAGAGGGAGCTCGCCAAAGCTGCCTGA
- the LOC127784080 gene encoding fasciclin-like arabinogalactan protein 7, whose protein sequence is MEFKAAMFAAAVVAVLLSSPSPALAQKKSPPAAPSPVSLPPSLAPAPAPAPHYVDLAELLSVAGPFHTFLNYLEKTNVIETFQSQANKTKEGVTIFVPKDSAFAAIKQSTFSNLTGDQLKTLLLYHAFPKFYSLAEFKNLSELNPVNTFAGAPYTLNLTDDMGTISVQSMWSRPKISSSVYATRPVAVYALNKVLLPMQIFSKDPPLAPAPAPAPVSGASDLAPGPASGKTGAGGGKADSTSAACGVGAGVVNGLVMALAGSLMLLW, encoded by the coding sequence atggAGTTCAAAGCAGCCATGTTCGCGGCCGCCGTCGTAGCCGTCCTCCTATCGTCGCCGTCACCGGCATTGGCTCAGAAGAAgagcccgccggcggcgccgtcgccggtgtCGCTTCCACCGAGCttggctccggcgccggcgccggcgccgcactACGTCGACCTCGCCGAGCTCCTCAGCGTGGCCGGGCCGTTCCACACGTTCCTCAACTACCTGGAGAAGACGAACGTCATCGAGACGTTCCAGAGCCAGGCGAACAAGACTAAGGAGGGCGTCACCATCTTCGTCCCCAAGGACTCGGCGTTCGCCGCCATCAAGCAGTCCACCTTTTCCAACCTCACCGGCGACCAGCTCAAGACGCTGCTGCTGTACCACGCGTTCCCCAAGTTCTACTCCCTGGCCGAGTTCAAGAACCTCAGCGAGCTCAACCCGGTGAACACGTTCGCCGGCGCGCCGTACACGCTGAACCTCACCGACGACATGGGCACCATCTCCGTGCAGTCGATGTGGTCCAGGCCCAAGATCTCGAGCAGCGTGTACGCCACGAGGCCCGTGGCGGTGTACGCGCTCAACAAGGTGCTCCTGCCCATGCAGATCTTCAGCAAGGACccgccgctggcgccggcgccCGCCCCGGCGCCGGTGTCCGGGGCGTCCGACCTCGCGCCCGGCCCGGCGTCCGGCAAgacgggcgccggcggcggcaaggcggacTCGACGAGCGCCGCgtgcggcgtcggcgccggcgtcgtcaATGGCTTGGTAATGGCATTGGCTGGTAGCTTGATGCTCCTGTGGTGa